The following are encoded in a window of Deinococcus budaensis genomic DNA:
- the lon gene encoding endopeptidase La translates to MPTEQTPTPLPANVPVCPVRGSVIYPTMVQHIDASRALSIQAIEAAMQSDKVILIVSQRDKDVDDPQGADLYDVGTACNVLRVRKNPDGTVQMLVAAVSRAKVTRYTRGDFLRADVEALPTETGDPVELQALARELREKFDLVAGGGKVSAESVQAIQGKDDPGEMADHIAFNLDFKLEDKQAILEAARLTDRVRRVLTLLDTEQEVQAVQARIRAQVKEEIDKNQREYYLREQMKVIQKELQGSGEDGEDADEAEAFRTKIDALELKPEIKKEIDREINRLARMHPDAAEASVIRTYLTWVTELPWNVRSDDRLDVQEAAKILDEDHYGLEKVKDRVLEFLAVRRLRQERAGRGELDAAEVNKGPILVFTGPPGVGKTSIAQSIAKALGRKYVRIALGGARDESDIRGHRRTYIGAMPGRLIQGMRTAGTKNPVILLDEVDKLGSSYQGDPSAALLEVLDPAQNQHFTDHYLGVAFDLSEVMFIATANYPEQIPAALMDRMEVIDFSSYIEQEKLEIAKRYLLPRQLTQNGLKANQISFTDAALERLISHYTREAGVRNLEREIGTVARKVARRIATGEVKRVKVTDKELDRYLGQSRYTPETEGNEDKVGVSTGMFYTPVGGDILFVETSVMPGKGLVLTGQLGDVMKESARAALTYAKSNAERFHLDRERIDNSEIHIHVPAGAIPKEGPSAGGAMATSLISALSGIPARHDVAMTGEMTLTGRYLPIGGLKEKVLGARRAGIKHIIMPKANEPDLRDIPLHLRSSMRFHPCETLDEVLDVALVGGLKALETPRDGSGVTPPPPARGRKTARRSPGASA, encoded by the coding sequence ATGCCCACCGAACAGACCCCCACCCCGCTGCCCGCCAACGTGCCCGTGTGCCCGGTGCGCGGCAGCGTCATCTACCCCACGATGGTGCAGCACATCGACGCCAGCCGCGCGCTGTCCATTCAAGCGATCGAGGCGGCGATGCAGAGCGACAAGGTCATCCTGATCGTGTCGCAGCGGGACAAGGACGTGGACGACCCGCAGGGCGCCGACCTCTACGACGTGGGCACCGCCTGCAACGTCCTGCGCGTCCGCAAGAACCCCGACGGCACCGTGCAGATGCTGGTCGCCGCCGTCTCGCGCGCCAAGGTCACCCGCTACACCCGGGGTGACTTCCTGCGCGCCGACGTGGAGGCGCTGCCGACCGAGACGGGCGACCCGGTGGAACTCCAGGCCCTGGCCCGCGAGCTGCGCGAGAAGTTCGACCTCGTCGCCGGGGGCGGCAAGGTGAGCGCCGAGAGCGTCCAGGCGATCCAGGGCAAGGACGATCCCGGCGAGATGGCCGACCACATCGCCTTTAACCTCGACTTCAAGCTGGAAGACAAGCAGGCGATTCTGGAAGCCGCGCGCCTGACCGACCGGGTGCGCCGGGTGCTGACCCTGCTGGACACCGAGCAGGAAGTGCAGGCCGTGCAGGCCCGGATTCGCGCGCAGGTCAAAGAAGAGATCGACAAGAACCAGCGCGAGTACTACCTGCGCGAGCAGATGAAGGTCATCCAGAAGGAGTTGCAGGGCAGCGGCGAGGACGGCGAGGACGCCGACGAGGCCGAAGCCTTCCGCACCAAGATCGACGCGCTGGAGCTGAAGCCCGAGATCAAAAAGGAGATCGACCGCGAGATCAACCGCCTGGCGCGGATGCACCCCGACGCGGCCGAGGCGTCCGTGATCCGCACCTACCTGACCTGGGTGACCGAGCTGCCCTGGAACGTGCGCAGCGACGACCGCCTCGACGTGCAGGAGGCGGCCAAGATCCTGGACGAGGACCACTACGGCCTGGAGAAGGTCAAGGACCGGGTGCTGGAGTTCCTGGCGGTGCGCCGATTGCGCCAGGAACGCGCCGGGCGCGGCGAACTCGACGCCGCCGAGGTCAACAAGGGGCCGATTCTGGTGTTCACCGGGCCTCCCGGGGTGGGCAAGACCAGCATCGCGCAGTCCATCGCCAAGGCGCTGGGGCGCAAGTACGTGCGGATCGCGCTGGGCGGCGCCCGCGACGAGTCGGACATCCGCGGCCACCGCCGCACCTACATCGGCGCGATGCCCGGCCGCCTGATTCAGGGCATGCGGACGGCGGGCACCAAGAACCCGGTGATTCTGCTCGACGAGGTAGACAAGCTGGGCAGCTCCTACCAGGGCGACCCCTCGGCGGCGCTGCTGGAAGTTCTGGACCCCGCGCAAAACCAGCACTTCACCGACCACTACCTGGGCGTGGCCTTTGACCTCAGCGAGGTCATGTTCATCGCCACTGCGAACTACCCCGAGCAGATTCCGGCGGCACTGATGGACCGCATGGAGGTCATCGACTTCTCCTCGTACATCGAGCAGGAGAAGCTGGAGATCGCCAAACGCTACCTGCTGCCCCGCCAGCTCACGCAGAACGGCCTCAAGGCCAACCAGATCTCCTTCACCGACGCGGCGCTGGAGAGATTGATCAGCCACTACACCCGCGAGGCGGGCGTGCGCAACCTGGAGCGCGAGATCGGCACGGTGGCCCGCAAGGTCGCCCGCCGCATCGCCACCGGGGAGGTCAAGCGCGTCAAGGTCACCGACAAGGAACTCGACCGCTACCTGGGCCAGAGCCGCTATACCCCCGAGACGGAAGGCAACGAGGACAAGGTGGGCGTGTCCACCGGCATGTTCTACACGCCGGTCGGCGGCGACATCCTCTTTGTCGAGACCTCGGTGATGCCTGGCAAGGGGCTGGTGCTGACCGGCCAGCTCGGGGACGTGATGAAGGAGTCGGCCCGTGCGGCGCTGACCTACGCCAAGAGCAACGCCGAGCGGTTTCACCTCGACCGCGAGCGGATCGACAACTCCGAGATTCATATCCACGTGCCCGCCGGGGCGATTCCCAAGGAAGGCCCCAGCGCGGGCGGCGCGATGGCGACTTCTCTCATCTCTGCGCTGAGCGGGATTCCTGCCCGGCACGACGTGGCGATGACCGGCGAGATGACCCTGACCGGGCGTTACCTGCCCATCGGCGGCCTGAAGGAAAAGGTGCTGGGTGCCCGGCGCGCAGGGATCAAGCACATCATCATGCCCAAGGCCAACGAACCCGACCTGCGCGACATCCCGCTGCACCTGCGCTCCTCGATGCGCTTCCACCCCTGCGAGACGCTGGACGAGGTGCTCGACGTGGCCCTGGTCGGCGGCCTGAAGGCGCTGGAGACTCCGCGCGACGGCAGCGGCGTCACCCCCCCGCCCCCCGCCAGGGGGCGCAAGACGGCCCGCCGCAGCCCTGGCGCGAGCGCGTAA
- a CDS encoding acyl-CoA dehydrogenase family protein, with translation MDFNLPEDLREVQGTVRAFMLDVVEPRAHEIEATNSVPPELLRGAADLGLFGLSIPEEYGGVGLSALGRCAAYEALGQGHMGFGGVISAHASIGTSGLVRLGTEEQKRRFLPRMATGECVAGFAITEPSSGSDAANIRTRAEKRGDVYVLNGTKHYISNAPIAGLLTVIAVTDPAQGTRGMSAFLVEPQRTPGVSIGKIDEKMGQKGALSAEVIFQDAEIPAANLLGPEHLGYREALGILTNGRVGIAARSTGAMQRLLDLSVAHAQTREQFGQPIGEFQAVQFMLAEMEIAIQTSRLLWQKVAWMVDQGQDVRRMASVAKYHATEMLSQVADRAVQVAGGMGYMKDSPVERYYRDQRLLRIYEGTSEIQKLIIARSLLA, from the coding sequence ATGGATTTCAATCTGCCCGAGGACCTGCGGGAAGTGCAGGGGACCGTCCGCGCCTTCATGCTGGACGTGGTCGAACCGCGCGCCCACGAGATCGAGGCCACCAACAGCGTGCCGCCCGAGCTGCTGCGTGGGGCCGCCGACCTCGGCCTGTTCGGGCTGAGCATTCCCGAGGAGTACGGCGGCGTGGGCCTGAGCGCGCTGGGCCGCTGCGCCGCCTACGAGGCGCTGGGGCAGGGGCACATGGGCTTCGGCGGCGTCATCAGCGCGCACGCCTCCATCGGCACCAGCGGACTGGTGCGGCTGGGCACCGAGGAGCAAAAGCGCCGGTTCCTGCCGCGCATGGCGACTGGCGAGTGCGTCGCGGGGTTTGCCATCACCGAACCCAGCAGCGGGTCCGACGCGGCCAACATCCGCACCCGGGCCGAGAAGCGCGGCGACGTGTACGTGCTCAACGGCACCAAGCACTACATCTCCAACGCGCCCATCGCGGGCCTGCTCACGGTCATCGCGGTCACCGACCCCGCCCAGGGCACACGCGGCATGAGCGCCTTTCTGGTCGAGCCGCAGCGCACGCCCGGCGTCAGCATCGGCAAGATCGACGAGAAGATGGGGCAAAAGGGGGCGCTGTCCGCCGAGGTGATCTTTCAGGACGCCGAGATCCCGGCCGCCAATCTGCTCGGCCCCGAGCACCTGGGCTACCGCGAGGCGCTGGGCATCCTGACAAACGGGCGGGTGGGGATCGCCGCGCGCTCGACGGGCGCGATGCAGCGCCTGCTCGACCTCTCGGTGGCGCACGCCCAGACCCGCGAGCAGTTCGGGCAACCCATCGGCGAGTTTCAGGCGGTGCAGTTCATGCTGGCCGAGATGGAGATCGCGATTCAGACCAGCCGCCTGCTGTGGCAGAAAGTCGCCTGGATGGTCGATCAGGGCCAGGACGTGCGCCGCATGGCGAGCGTCGCCAAGTACCACGCGACCGAGATGCTCTCGCAGGTCGCCGACCGGGCCGTGCAGGTCGCGGGCGGCATGGGCTACATGAAGGACTCGCCCGTCGAGCGCTACTACCGCGACCAGAGATTGCTGCGCATCTACGAGGGCACCAGCGAGATCCAGAAGTTGATTATCGCCCGCAGCCTGCTGGCCTAG
- the tig gene encoding trigger factor yields the protein MAELISRDGNKVSFRVAVPAAEVSRAYEQVWAGLSRDVRVPGFRPGKAPRKVLEGRVGKGYVENEVRDRLLQVHYPQAARELKLNLVDAQIDPETLASGQTFTFTVRGETYPEVTLGDWRSAQLTAAAPDITDEVLERTLSDLQERNATFSAAERPIEAGDQVTIEELGEEGGSYPVYLDVAEAHVRDALLGKNVGDEVEITVPAHSHGDHEHPEHTVRVRVQGVQTKQLQALDDEFARSLNFDSLEKLRADLKTELERRATQEGDAARREEFVGQLVEGMQAEIPQALLDRRKEAMLEEIRDDLGRQGVKWSEYETFMQEQDKLGEFMADLAKNAESRVKRDLALEQLAEDLNVQVSDAEFNATMSGLAQANNLTPQQLSTQLGPNGINAYYVSLVREKALQQALGQLSGAAQAQTQQAQAEGTEATETPAEAPAAEGQGSAAEGAPEQGEQQTEQTEQKSE from the coding sequence ATGGCAGAGCTGATCAGTAGAGATGGCAACAAGGTAAGTTTCCGGGTCGCGGTGCCTGCCGCAGAGGTGAGCCGCGCCTATGAGCAGGTCTGGGCCGGACTCTCGCGCGACGTGCGCGTGCCCGGCTTCCGGCCCGGCAAGGCGCCGCGCAAGGTCCTCGAAGGCCGGGTGGGCAAGGGCTACGTGGAAAACGAGGTCCGTGACCGCCTGCTTCAGGTCCACTACCCGCAGGCCGCCCGCGAGCTGAAGCTCAACCTGGTGGACGCGCAGATCGACCCCGAGACCCTCGCCAGCGGTCAGACCTTCACCTTCACGGTGCGCGGCGAGACCTACCCGGAAGTCACGCTGGGCGACTGGCGCTCGGCACAGCTCACGGCCGCCGCGCCCGACATCACCGACGAGGTGCTGGAGCGCACCCTCTCGGACCTCCAGGAGCGCAACGCGACCTTCAGCGCCGCCGAGCGTCCCATCGAGGCCGGAGACCAGGTCACCATCGAGGAACTGGGCGAGGAGGGCGGGTCCTACCCCGTCTACCTCGACGTGGCCGAGGCCCATGTCCGCGACGCGTTGCTCGGCAAGAACGTCGGTGACGAGGTCGAGATCACCGTGCCCGCGCACAGTCACGGCGACCACGAGCATCCTGAGCACACGGTCCGCGTGCGGGTGCAGGGCGTGCAGACCAAGCAGCTTCAGGCCCTGGACGACGAGTTCGCGAGGAGCCTGAACTTCGACTCGCTGGAGAAGTTGCGCGCCGACCTGAAGACCGAGCTGGAGCGCCGCGCGACCCAGGAGGGCGACGCCGCCCGCCGCGAGGAGTTCGTGGGCCAGCTTGTGGAGGGGATGCAGGCCGAGATTCCCCAGGCGCTGCTCGACCGCCGCAAGGAAGCGATGCTGGAAGAGATCCGCGACGACCTGGGCCGCCAGGGCGTGAAGTGGAGCGAGTACGAGACCTTCATGCAGGAGCAGGACAAGCTGGGCGAATTCATGGCCGACCTCGCCAAGAACGCCGAGAGCCGCGTGAAGCGCGACCTGGCGCTGGAGCAGCTGGCCGAGGACCTGAACGTGCAGGTCAGCGACGCCGAGTTCAACGCCACCATGAGCGGGCTGGCCCAGGCCAACAACCTGACCCCCCAGCAGCTCAGCACCCAGCTCGGCCCCAACGGCATCAACGCCTACTACGTCAGCCTGGTGCGCGAAAAGGCCCTCCAGCAGGCCCTGGGGCAGCTGAGCGGCGCGGCGCAGGCCCAGACGCAGCAGGCGCAGGCTGAGGGGACCGAGGCGACCGAAACGCCCGCCGAGGCTCCGGCCGCCGAAGGGCAGGGCAGCGCGGCCGAGGGCGCTCCGGAGCAGGGCGAGCAGCAGACCGAGCAGACCGAACAGAAGAGCGAGTAA
- a CDS encoding beta-ketoacyl-ACP synthase III has product MTPSPRSSLGITALGSYVPGRIVTNAEFEARIETNAEWIESRTGIRERRFAAPDEYTSDVGVAAVRDLLARDPDALRDVDAVICATVSPDALMPSTAALIAMQVGLTGAAAFDLSTACSGFVYGLSVAQGLILAGTARRVLVVGAEALSKIVDQDDRNTAILFGDGAGAAVVGEVPLGYGFQEFVLGADGAGGSSLYLRCAAPRLPGGFEMGESVGMNGREVFKFAVRVLGDSGTEVLAKSGLSSADVDWVVPHQANVRIIEAANERFGVPMSKTVVNLDRYGNTSSATVPLALREALDDGRVHGGHQLLLVAFGGGLSWAACTMKWWDGAPSLVAGQAQAAAGVTA; this is encoded by the coding sequence ATGACCCCTTCCCCACGCTCCTCTCTGGGCATCACCGCTCTGGGCAGTTACGTTCCGGGCCGGATCGTGACGAACGCGGAGTTCGAGGCCCGCATCGAGACCAACGCCGAATGGATCGAGAGCCGCACCGGCATCCGCGAGCGCCGCTTTGCCGCCCCTGACGAGTACACCTCCGACGTGGGGGTGGCCGCCGTGCGCGACCTGCTGGCGCGCGACCCGGACGCGCTGCGGGACGTGGACGCCGTGATCTGCGCCACCGTCAGCCCCGACGCGCTGATGCCGTCCACGGCGGCGCTGATCGCCATGCAGGTGGGCCTGACGGGGGCCGCCGCCTTTGACCTCTCGACCGCGTGCAGCGGCTTCGTGTACGGCCTGAGCGTGGCGCAGGGTTTGATCCTGGCAGGCACCGCGCGCCGGGTGCTGGTGGTCGGCGCCGAGGCGCTGTCCAAGATCGTCGACCAGGACGACCGCAACACCGCGATTCTCTTCGGCGACGGCGCGGGCGCGGCGGTGGTGGGCGAGGTGCCCCTGGGGTACGGGTTCCAGGAGTTCGTGCTGGGGGCGGACGGAGCAGGCGGTTCCAGCCTGTACCTGCGCTGCGCCGCGCCCCGGCTGCCGGGCGGCTTCGAGATGGGCGAGTCGGTGGGCATGAATGGCCGCGAGGTCTTCAAGTTCGCCGTGCGGGTGCTGGGCGACAGCGGCACCGAGGTTCTCGCCAAGAGTGGCCTGAGCAGCGCCGACGTGGACTGGGTCGTGCCCCACCAGGCCAACGTCCGCATCATCGAGGCGGCCAACGAGCGCTTCGGGGTGCCCATGAGCAAGACAGTGGTGAACCTTGACCGCTACGGCAACACGTCGAGCGCCACGGTGCCGCTCGCCCTGCGCGAGGCCCTCGACGACGGGCGGGTGCACGGCGGGCACCAGTTGCTGCTCGTCGCATTCGGCGGAGGCCTGAGCTGGGCCGCCTGCACGATGAAGTGGTGGGACGGGGCGCCCAGTCTGGTCGCCGGGCAGGCCCAGGCGGCGGCCGGGGTAACCGCGTGA
- the fabD gene encoding ACP S-malonyltransferase — MSAPLSVRIAALFPGQGSHAVGMGADLAATFPGAEAVYAGAEAALPGLRTLIETGPLEALTLTANQQPALVAASVAAYRAWQAQTGLTPAFAAGHSLGEYSALVAAGALDLGDALRLTRRRGELMQQAVPAGLGAMSAVMGDPETVREVCASASGIVQPANFNAPTQTVISGERGAVDAAAAELKARGLKVIPLKVSAPFHCPLMQPAQDALTPGLHAAAFAPLAFPVYANVTAAPNLDPAALPGLLAAQITGSVRWVETILALAAAGADLFVEFGPGTVLTGLVKRILPDARTLNVGTVEQVRDFALPAASAQP, encoded by the coding sequence GTGAGCGCTCCCCTGAGCGTCCGCATCGCGGCGCTGTTTCCCGGGCAAGGCTCGCACGCGGTCGGCATGGGGGCGGACCTCGCCGCCACCTTCCCCGGGGCCGAGGCCGTGTACGCCGGGGCCGAAGCGGCCCTGCCCGGCCTGCGGACACTGATCGAGACGGGACCACTGGAGGCGTTGACCCTCACCGCCAACCAGCAACCCGCGCTCGTCGCCGCGTCGGTCGCGGCCTACCGGGCGTGGCAGGCGCAGACCGGCCTGACCCCTGCCTTCGCCGCCGGGCACTCGCTGGGCGAGTATTCGGCCCTGGTGGCCGCCGGAGCGCTGGACCTCGGAGACGCGCTGCGGCTCACGCGCAGGCGCGGCGAACTGATGCAGCAGGCCGTGCCAGCGGGCCTCGGCGCCATGAGCGCGGTCATGGGCGACCCGGAAACCGTGCGCGAGGTGTGCGCCTCAGCCTCCGGCATCGTCCAGCCTGCCAACTTTAATGCGCCCACCCAGACCGTGATCTCGGGGGAGAGGGGGGCTGTGGACGCCGCCGCCGCCGAACTCAAGGCGCGCGGCCTCAAGGTGATCCCCCTCAAGGTCAGTGCCCCCTTTCACTGCCCGCTGATGCAGCCTGCCCAGGACGCCCTGACGCCGGGGCTGCACGCGGCGGCCTTTGCCCCCCTGGCCTTTCCGGTGTACGCCAACGTCACGGCCGCGCCGAACCTCGACCCTGCGGCGCTGCCCGGCCTGCTCGCTGCCCAGATCACCGGGAGCGTGCGCTGGGTGGAGACGATTCTGGCGCTGGCGGCCGCCGGGGCCGACCTGTTCGTCGAGTTCGGCCCCGGCACGGTGCTGACCGGCCTGGTGAAGCGGATTTTGCCCGACGCCCGCACGCTGAACGTCGGGACGGTGGAGCAGGTCCGGGACTTCGCGCTGCCGGCGGCGAGCGCCCAGCCCTGA
- the fabG gene encoding 3-oxoacyl-[acyl-carrier-protein] reductase: MTQAESQPHKIALVTGSSRGLGRAMALSLAGAGFGVAVHYGRNQAEAEKVAEEIRALGVPVAVFGADLSVPANAGTLVETVIKDMGRLDVLVNNAGITRDTLAVRMKDEDWDAVLDTNLGSAFAASRAALKHMMRARSGRIVNIASVVALMGNPGQANYVASKAGLIGLTKALAKEYGGRGITVNAVAPGFIESDMTAQLPGDVQKAYLGGIPLARFGRAEEVAALVAFLASDAAGYITGQTIGVDGGLSPH; encoded by the coding sequence ATGACCCAAGCTGAATCCCAACCCCACAAGATCGCCCTCGTGACCGGCTCCAGCCGGGGCCTGGGCCGCGCGATGGCCCTCTCGCTCGCCGGGGCAGGTTTCGGCGTGGCCGTTCACTACGGCCGCAACCAGGCGGAAGCCGAAAAGGTCGCGGAAGAGATTCGCGCCCTCGGCGTGCCGGTGGCCGTCTTCGGCGCCGACCTCTCGGTGCCCGCGAATGCCGGAACGCTGGTCGAGACCGTGATCAAGGACATGGGCCGCCTCGACGTGCTGGTCAACAACGCCGGGATCACCCGCGACACCCTCGCCGTCCGCATGAAGGATGAGGACTGGGACGCCGTGCTGGACACCAACCTGGGCAGCGCCTTCGCGGCCAGCCGCGCGGCCCTCAAGCACATGATGCGTGCCCGCTCGGGACGCATCGTCAACATCGCCTCGGTGGTCGCGCTGATGGGGAATCCCGGTCAGGCCAATTACGTCGCGAGCAAGGCCGGACTGATCGGGCTGACCAAGGCGCTGGCCAAGGAGTACGGCGGGCGCGGCATCACCGTGAACGCGGTCGCGCCGGGCTTCATCGAGTCCGACATGACCGCGCAGCTTCCCGGGGACGTGCAGAAGGCGTATCTGGGCGGCATCCCCCTGGCCCGCTTCGGCAGGGCCGAGGAAGTCGCCGCCCTCGTCGCCTTCCTGGCCTCCGACGCGGCCGGGTACATCACCGGGCAGACCATCGGGGTGGACGGGGGGCTGTCGCCCCACTGA
- the acpP gene encoding acyl carrier protein, translating into MATFEDVKDVIVDKLGVDADKVTPEARFVEDLGADSLETVELIMGLEDRFGVSISDEDAEKIRTVQAAVDYIGAQQ; encoded by the coding sequence ATGGCAACTTTTGAGGACGTGAAAGACGTGATCGTCGACAAGCTCGGCGTGGACGCGGACAAGGTGACCCCCGAAGCCCGGTTCGTCGAGGACCTGGGCGCCGACAGCCTGGAGACGGTGGAGCTGATCATGGGTCTGGAAGACCGGTTCGGCGTGTCCATCAGCGACGAGGACGCCGAGAAGATCCGCACCGTGCAGGCCGCCGTCGACTACATCGGCGCCCAGCAGTAA
- the fabF gene encoding beta-ketoacyl-ACP synthase II, whose protein sequence is MTITGLKRVVITGLGPVTPLGTGAQAFAQAQRAGKSGIGPITHFDPADVASKIAGEVREDLSEFVDPREARKLDRYVQLALAAAELAVRDSGLTEEDLRGERTGAVIGSGIGGVKTFEEQAAVLHTRGPGRISPMFIPMMIANMATGHVAMRYGATGPSSTVVTACATGTGSVGDAARYIQLGLADTMLAGGTEASVTPIAIGGFANMKALSTRNDAPQEASRPFSASRDGFVLGEGAGVVVLEEYEKAKARGATIYAEIVGYGTSADAHHITLPAPEGRGAQVAMRMALATAGVNPEQVGYINAHGTSTHFNDLHETQGIKHVFGAHAHELAVSSTKSMTGHLLGAAGAVEAIAVAQALHGGVLPPTINLTDPDPLLDLDYIPEGAREVQVEYALSNSFAFGGQNAALLFRRV, encoded by the coding sequence ATGACCATCACGGGACTCAAGCGGGTCGTCATCACGGGGCTGGGGCCGGTGACGCCTCTCGGGACGGGCGCGCAGGCGTTTGCACAGGCGCAGCGCGCGGGCAAGAGCGGCATCGGGCCGATCACGCATTTCGACCCCGCCGACGTGGCGAGCAAGATCGCGGGCGAGGTGCGCGAGGACCTCTCCGAGTTCGTGGACCCCCGTGAGGCCCGCAAACTCGACCGCTACGTGCAGCTCGCCCTGGCGGCGGCGGAACTCGCCGTGCGCGACAGCGGCCTGACCGAAGAAGACCTGCGCGGCGAGCGCACCGGCGCCGTGATCGGCTCGGGCATCGGCGGGGTCAAGACCTTCGAGGAACAGGCGGCGGTGCTGCACACGCGCGGTCCCGGGCGCATCAGCCCGATGTTCATCCCGATGATGATCGCCAACATGGCGACCGGGCACGTCGCGATGCGCTACGGGGCGACCGGCCCCAGCAGCACGGTGGTCACCGCCTGCGCGACCGGCACCGGGTCGGTCGGGGACGCGGCGCGCTACATCCAGCTCGGCCTGGCCGACACCATGCTGGCGGGCGGCACCGAGGCGTCGGTCACGCCCATCGCCATCGGGGGCTTTGCCAACATGAAGGCCCTCTCGACCCGCAACGACGCGCCCCAGGAGGCCAGCCGTCCCTTTTCCGCCTCGCGCGACGGCTTCGTGCTGGGCGAGGGTGCGGGCGTGGTCGTGCTGGAGGAATACGAGAAGGCGAAGGCCAGGGGCGCCACCATCTACGCCGAGATCGTGGGCTACGGCACCAGCGCCGACGCGCACCACATCACCCTCCCGGCCCCCGAGGGACGCGGCGCGCAGGTCGCCATGCGGATGGCGCTGGCGACGGCGGGCGTGAACCCCGAGCAGGTGGGGTACATCAATGCGCACGGCACCAGCACCCATTTCAACGACCTGCACGAGACCCAGGGCATCAAGCATGTCTTCGGCGCCCACGCGCACGAACTGGCGGTCAGCTCCACCAAGTCCATGACCGGGCATCTGCTGGGCGCCGCCGGGGCGGTCGAGGCCATCGCGGTCGCGCAGGCGCTGCACGGCGGCGTCCTGCCCCCCACCATCAACCTGACCGACCCCGATCCGCTGCTCGACCTCGACTACATCCCCGAGGGCGCGCGCGAGGTGCAGGTCGAGTACGCCCTGAGCAACTCCTTCGCGTTCGGCGGGCAAAACGCGGCGCTGCTGTTCCGGCGGGTCTGA